One stretch of Riemerella columbina DNA includes these proteins:
- the ruvA gene encoding Holliday junction branch migration protein RuvA yields the protein MIYYLKGVVQELTPTYLVIEVAGVGYYVAVSVATSQKMNLGKENRIFTQPIIREDAHLLFGFADLREKEMFNLLVSVSGVGPASAMIMLSSLELEEIAQAILSGSSATLQKVKGIGAKTAQRIIVDLKDKVAHFNTSEENISVLVDNKVKEESLSALEVLGIPKKMSEKLADKILKQNPDLQTEDLVKQILKNI from the coding sequence ATGATATACTACCTAAAAGGAGTGGTTCAGGAGCTAACACCGACTTATTTGGTGATAGAAGTTGCGGGCGTGGGCTACTATGTAGCGGTGAGTGTTGCCACCTCGCAGAAGATGAATTTGGGTAAAGAAAACCGAATTTTTACGCAGCCCATCATCAGAGAAGATGCCCATTTATTGTTTGGTTTTGCAGACCTTAGGGAGAAAGAAATGTTTAATCTTTTGGTGTCTGTGAGTGGCGTGGGGCCTGCATCAGCTATGATTATGCTCTCCTCATTAGAGTTGGAAGAAATCGCCCAAGCCATACTTTCTGGCAGTAGTGCCACGCTACAAAAAGTGAAAGGCATCGGTGCGAAAACCGCCCAGAGAATCATTGTAGATTTAAAGGATAAAGTGGCGCATTTCAATACTTCGGAAGAAAACATTTCCGTATTGGTAGATAATAAAGTAAAAGAAGAATCGTTATCAGCATTAGAGGTTTTGGGGATTCCTAAAAAGATGTCGGAGAAGTTGGCAGACAAGATTTTAAAGCAAAATCCAGACCTCCAAACGGAAGATTTAGTGAAACAAATTCTAAAAAATATTTGA
- a CDS encoding GlsB/YeaQ/YmgE family stress response membrane protein: MGILSWLLFGLIAGAIAKAIHPGKDPSGWLITIVIGIVGSMLGGWLGSMFLGIDVTGFNFSSFMVAVGGSVLLLAIYSAITKK, from the coding sequence ATGGGAATTTTATCATGGCTTTTATTTGGTTTAATCGCTGGTGCTATCGCAAAAGCAATTCACCCAGGTAAAGACCCAAGCGGATGGTTAATCACCATCGTGATCGGTATTGTAGGAAGTATGTTAGGCGGTTGGTTAGGTTCTATGTTTTTAGGTATAGATGTAACTGGCTTCAACTTTTCAAGCTTTATGGTAGCCGTAGGTGGTTCAGTATTGCTTTTAGCCATCTACTCCGCCATTACGAAAAAGTAA
- a CDS encoding DUF4295 family protein, with protein MAKKVVATLQTSSKKMTKVVKMVKSPKTGAYVFDEKVMNADEVDAYLKK; from the coding sequence ATGGCAAAAAAAGTAGTAGCAACCCTACAAACATCTTCTAAAAAGATGACCAAAGTAGTGAAAATGGTTAAATCTCCTAAAACAGGAGCTTATGTTTTCGACGAAAAAGTAATGAACGCTGATGAGGTAGATGCTTATTTGAAAAAATAA
- the ftsY gene encoding signal recognition particle-docking protein FtsY: MSWFKKIFKKEEKETLNKGLEKSSQGFFEKISKAVVGKSKVDDEVLDDLEEILIASDVGAATTIKIIERIENRVARDKYIGTDELDQILREEISGLLLENPHADTGNIDTTKKPYVIMVVGVNGVGKTTTIGKLAHQFKSQGKKVVLGAADTFRAAAVDQLVIWSERVGVPIVKQNMGSDPASVAFDTVQSAVAQDADVVLIDTAGRLHNKVNLMNELSKIKRVMQKVVPDAPHEVLLVLDGSTGQNAFEQAKQFTAATEVTALAVTKLDGTAKGGVVIGISDQFQVPVKYIGVGEKMEDLQLFNGTEFVDSFFRKA; the protein is encoded by the coding sequence ATGAGCTGGTTCAAAAAAATATTCAAAAAAGAAGAAAAAGAAACCTTAAATAAAGGCTTAGAAAAATCAAGCCAAGGCTTCTTTGAAAAAATATCCAAAGCCGTTGTTGGTAAAAGTAAAGTAGATGATGAAGTCTTAGATGACTTAGAGGAAATCCTCATTGCCTCCGATGTGGGCGCCGCTACTACCATTAAAATTATAGAACGCATAGAAAACCGTGTGGCACGGGATAAATACATCGGTACAGATGAGTTAGACCAAATTTTAAGAGAAGAAATTTCAGGGCTTCTTTTAGAAAATCCACACGCCGATACGGGCAATATAGACACCACCAAAAAGCCTTATGTGATTATGGTGGTCGGCGTGAACGGCGTAGGAAAAACCACTACCATTGGCAAACTCGCCCACCAATTTAAATCCCAAGGGAAGAAAGTGGTTCTCGGTGCGGCGGATACCTTCCGTGCGGCAGCTGTAGACCAGTTGGTCATCTGGAGCGAGCGCGTGGGCGTGCCTATCGTTAAACAAAATATGGGTTCCGATCCCGCCTCTGTTGCTTTTGATACCGTGCAATCTGCCGTGGCTCAAGATGCCGATGTGGTACTCATTGACACCGCTGGGCGACTTCACAATAAAGTCAATTTGATGAACGAACTTTCTAAAATCAAGCGCGTAATGCAGAAGGTAGTCCCTGATGCGCCCCACGAGGTGCTTTTGGTTTTAGATGGAAGTACAGGGCAAAACGCCTTTGAGCAAGCCAAACAATTTACCGCTGCAACAGAAGTTACTGCATTGGCTGTCACCAAGTTAGATGGTACCGCCAAAGGTGGCGTAGTGATAGGAATTTCTGACCAGTTCCAAGTGCCTGTGAAATACATTGGCGTTGGCGAGAAAATGGAAGACCTCCAATTATTTAATGGAACCGAGTTTGTAGATTCTTTTTTCAGAAAAGCTTAA
- the rpmB gene encoding 50S ribosomal protein L28 — MSRICQITGKRAMVGNNVSHANNKTKRRFEINLLEKRFYLPEQEKYVTLKVSAHGLRVINKIGIEEAIERATRNGFIK; from the coding sequence ATGTCAAGAATTTGCCAAATAACAGGAAAGCGTGCAATGGTAGGAAACAATGTTTCTCACGCTAATAACAAGACGAAGCGTCGTTTTGAGATCAACTTATTAGAGAAGAGATTTTACCTTCCTGAGCAAGAGAAATATGTAACCTTAAAGGTGTCTGCTCACGGATTGAGAGTGATTAACAAGATTGGTATTGAAGAGGCTATAGAAAGAGCTACTCGTAACGGATTTATTAAATAA
- a CDS encoding GLPGLI family protein, which yields MKFNFLLLFLFSISCYAQTYRFIYEYHFKKDSTSKEYSKENMVLDINDKTSKFYSYRYIINDSISKNKGIENIVWYNLPALSHNKKSQINQSFFEIGTDFFVIESKDNIQWTILNEIKDFNGVKAQKAIAKFGGRDWIAWFSDEFPFWDGPYKFRGLPGLIIEIKDTQNNFIFSLVENKILNQPFNTQNFLETIGGQNPIKIDETILKKKRIEHFNSPFNYLKEQLKNNKGTTIIMFGKPVKTAQEMREFEKREQERIIKENNPIELDKIIHYQIQ from the coding sequence ATGAAATTTAATTTTTTACTATTATTCTTATTTTCTATATCATGCTATGCTCAAACCTATAGGTTTATTTATGAGTATCATTTCAAAAAAGATTCCACTTCCAAAGAATACTCTAAGGAAAATATGGTTTTAGATATCAACGATAAAACCTCTAAATTTTATTCATACCGATATATCATAAATGATTCCATATCCAAGAATAAAGGTATAGAAAACATCGTTTGGTATAACCTCCCAGCATTATCTCACAACAAAAAATCCCAAATTAATCAATCTTTTTTTGAAATAGGAACTGATTTCTTTGTTATTGAGTCAAAAGACAATATCCAATGGACTATTTTAAATGAAATAAAAGACTTTAATGGAGTAAAAGCCCAAAAAGCGATAGCAAAGTTTGGAGGAAGAGATTGGATCGCTTGGTTTTCTGATGAATTTCCATTCTGGGATGGTCCATATAAATTTAGAGGACTTCCAGGTCTTATTATAGAAATAAAAGACACCCAAAATAATTTTATATTTAGTTTAGTAGAAAATAAAATCTTAAACCAACCATTTAATACCCAAAATTTTTTAGAAACCATTGGAGGGCAAAATCCTATTAAAATTGATGAAACAATTTTGAAGAAGAAAAGAATAGAGCATTTTAATTCTCCATTTAATTATTTGAAAGAACAATTGAAAAACAATAAAGGAACGACCATCATTATGTTCGGAAAACCAGTAAAAACCGCTCAAGAAATGAGAGAATTTGAAAAAAGAGAACAAGAACGCATCATAAAAGAAAATAATCCTATAGAACTTGATAAAATAATTCATTATCAAATACAATAA
- a CDS encoding DUF3810 domain-containing protein has product MAEDIKKTLFYSKRIWAGLLLVQILLFYGLSHTPIAIDFFEYGFEWKKYPQQYFSSLFPFSLGDWGYLILGFILLMLGIKIVILKRRSFNIVRLLILLNGFYFVYQCFWGMLYFQTPIIEKLPAEESTIAQTKRLAERYLQRCIESRLLVEEDKNGVFHITDSEALVQEILKQQHHLPTFLAPKKPTNLSDIKPSLWAPVMSYTGILGYYNPFTAEAQYNPNVPDTYLPITLAHEMAHQLGYAREEEANFIAYLVGKSSTNTVLQYSTNYFVLKSLLRDLIDTEPDFVAQILKRYSEGMKRDRAQEWAYQKHYQGLAETFFGWTNHWFLKSNQQDGAVTYSYFTRLLLRYEAVEYP; this is encoded by the coding sequence ATGGCGGAGGACATTAAAAAAACGTTATTTTATAGTAAAAGAATTTGGGCAGGGCTTCTTCTTGTCCAAATTCTTTTGTTTTATGGGCTATCGCATACGCCTATCGCTATTGATTTTTTTGAATATGGCTTTGAGTGGAAGAAGTATCCACAGCAATATTTTTCTTCGCTGTTCCCTTTTTCGTTGGGAGATTGGGGCTATCTTATTTTAGGATTTATTTTGCTGATGTTGGGCATTAAAATCGTGATTTTAAAGCGGCGATCTTTTAATATTGTGCGGTTGCTTATATTGCTGAATGGCTTTTATTTTGTTTACCAATGTTTTTGGGGAATGCTCTACTTTCAAACGCCGATCATTGAAAAGTTACCAGCGGAAGAATCCACAATAGCGCAAACTAAACGTTTGGCAGAGCGATACCTCCAGCGGTGTATCGAGAGCCGACTTTTAGTTGAAGAAGATAAAAATGGCGTGTTCCATATTACGGATTCTGAGGCATTGGTACAAGAAATTTTGAAACAGCAGCACCATCTGCCCACTTTCTTAGCGCCCAAAAAGCCCACCAATCTTTCTGATATTAAACCCAGTCTTTGGGCGCCAGTGATGAGCTATACAGGGATTTTGGGCTATTATAATCCCTTTACCGCCGAGGCACAGTACAATCCCAATGTGCCAGATACTTACCTGCCCATCACGCTGGCACACGAAATGGCGCATCAGCTGGGTTATGCTCGGGAGGAGGAAGCCAATTTTATCGCTTATTTGGTGGGGAAAAGTTCTACCAATACGGTTTTGCAATACAGCACGAATTATTTTGTGCTCAAAAGTTTGCTTCGGGATTTAATCGACACGGAACCAGATTTTGTAGCGCAAATTTTGAAGCGCTATTCTGAGGGAATGAAACGCGACCGTGCACAAGAGTGGGCATACCAAAAACACTACCAAGGCCTTGCAGAAACTTTTTTTGGTTGGACTAACCATTGGTTTTTAAAATCTAATCAGCAAGATGGAGCCGTGACTTATTCTTATTTTACTCGCCTTTTACTTCGGTATGAAGCTGTGGAATATCCATAA
- the rpmG gene encoding 50S ribosomal protein L33: protein MAKKGNRVQVILECTEHKESGMAGMSRYITTKNKKNTTERLELKKYNPVLKKYTLHKEIK, encoded by the coding sequence ATGGCAAAAAAAGGAAACCGCGTGCAAGTGATTTTAGAATGCACAGAACATAAAGAAAGTGGTATGGCTGGGATGAGCAGATACATCACCACCAAAAACAAGAAAAACACCACTGAAAGATTGGAGTTAAAAAAATACAACCCTGTATTGAAAAAATACACCCTTCACAAAGAAATTAAATAA